From Mycobacteriales bacterium, the proteins below share one genomic window:
- a CDS encoding GNAT family N-acetyltransferase — protein sequence MSAAEPLGHRVVVRRFVDGGLADVVGVLVDAGPDVLVVRRRDGSLVEMSRSAVNVMRTVAAAPRDVLALEEVAAQGWPAPETRWLGRWLLRAAAGWTGRGNSVLPLGEPGLPLDQALADVTAWYGERGLPARFTIPTPARELLDGALAQRGWRSYNPTAVLTGDVGVLLRRLPVSEHAVLVEPAPSADWLSLYHYRGGAELPPVARTVLAGAREPGFAVLRDRGGTPLAIARGSVDEGWLGVTAVEVDAGHRRQGLATAVMRALLAWAAERAATSTYLQVAEENTGALALYDRLGYLRHHGYHYVVAPS from the coding sequence GGGGGCCTGGCCGACGTGGTGGGTGTCCTCGTCGACGCCGGACCGGACGTCCTGGTGGTCCGCCGCCGGGACGGAAGCCTAGTCGAGATGTCGCGATCGGCGGTGAATGTGATGAGGACGGTGGCGGCCGCGCCGCGGGACGTGCTGGCCCTCGAGGAGGTTGCGGCGCAGGGCTGGCCGGCCCCCGAGACCCGCTGGCTGGGGCGCTGGCTGCTGCGGGCGGCGGCGGGCTGGACCGGCCGCGGGAACTCGGTGCTGCCGCTGGGCGAGCCCGGCCTCCCGCTGGACCAGGCGCTGGCCGACGTCACGGCCTGGTACGGCGAGCGCGGCCTGCCGGCCCGCTTCACGATCCCGACACCGGCCCGGGAGCTGCTGGACGGGGCGCTGGCACAGCGGGGCTGGCGGTCGTACAACCCGACGGCCGTACTGACCGGCGACGTGGGCGTGCTGCTGCGGCGGCTGCCCGTCTCCGAGCATGCGGTCCTCGTCGAGCCCGCGCCGAGCGCGGACTGGCTGAGCCTCTACCACTACCGCGGCGGGGCGGAGCTGCCGCCGGTCGCGCGGACGGTGCTGGCCGGCGCGCGCGAGCCCGGGTTCGCGGTGCTGCGGGACCGGGGCGGCACGCCGCTGGCGATCGCCCGGGGCTCGGTCGACGAGGGCTGGCTCGGGGTGACCGCGGTCGAGGTCGACGCCGGGCACCGGCGACAGGGCCTGGCCACCGCGGTGATGCGGGCGCTGCTGGCCTGGGCCGCCGAGCGCGCCGCGACCAGCACGTACCTCCAGGTGGCGGAGGAGAACACCGGCGCGCTCGCGCTCTACGACCGCCTCGGCTACCTCCGTCACCATGGCTACCACTATGTGGTAGCGCCCTCCTAG
- a CDS encoding UvrD-helicase domain-containing protein: protein MPFVADLHIHSRYSRACSRDCDLEHLAWWAARKGIALIGTGDLCHPAWAEEIRTKLVPAEPGLFRLRPDLERDVLASLPASVRTPVRFQLSVEISTIYKRDDKTRKVHHLLYAPDLEVAGELTRRLGRIGNISSDGRPILGLDSRDLLETLLESGEGGYLVPAHVWTPWFAALGSKSGFDSIADCYADLAEHIFAIETGLSSDPAMNHRVSALDRYRLVSNSDAHSPPALGREATVLSCDLSYAGVRAALETGAGLDGTIEFFPEEGKYHLDGHRTCDVRLEPAQTRERDGRCPVCGKPVTVGVLHRVEALADRPDGFRPAAAPGWRCLVQLPQVVGELIGVGPKSKAVEAAVSRLVDRFGPELTILQDVPLDELTPVGPPGLDEALRRLRAGEVVLAGGYDGEYGVVRLFEPKELADLRPGGTDTLFDLDLPAPRPAPARPAAPTGLFEAPEPVVVAEPEPVAVATTVLDGLDEEQRAAAATAGPLLVVAGPGTGKTRTLTTRIAHLIAEQGVPARECLALTFTRRAAGELTERLAALLPTPPLVTTFHGLGLRIVREQAARLGLGEDVRVVDEAERLALAREAMGQDAPARDVRRLLDHVSLLARDPDAREPELAGPLARYRAGKRARGLVDLDDLLARPVELLRSDPELAAAYQRRWPHVSVDEYQDVDPAQYALLTLLVPAGGDLCAIGDPDQAIYSFRGADVGFFLRFGEDFPGAREVRLTRNYRSTATVVDAALGVVAPATLVPGRTLTAVAPGDGPATVTLHTAADEAAEAAYVLGTIERVLGGSDLTALLRGAADPWTDAVHSYADFAVLYRTDAQSAALVEALEAAGVPYQKRSHHRLGDQPGVRDLLGVLREDLVRAAGDPRPVLARVRAAAQVAIDRAGGLTPVAAALPTPPPPPPRRPPP, encoded by the coding sequence ATGCCTTTCGTCGCCGACCTGCACATCCACTCGCGGTACTCGCGCGCGTGCAGCCGGGACTGCGACCTCGAGCACCTGGCCTGGTGGGCCGCGCGCAAGGGCATCGCGCTGATCGGCACCGGCGACCTGTGCCACCCGGCCTGGGCCGAGGAGATCCGGACCAAGCTGGTGCCGGCCGAGCCGGGACTGTTCCGGCTGCGCCCGGACCTGGAACGGGACGTGCTGGCCTCGCTGCCCGCGTCCGTACGGACCCCGGTGCGGTTCCAGCTCTCCGTCGAGATCTCCACGATCTACAAGCGCGACGACAAGACCCGCAAGGTGCACCACCTGCTCTACGCGCCCGACCTGGAGGTCGCCGGTGAGCTGACCCGGCGGCTCGGGCGGATCGGCAACATCTCCTCCGACGGCCGGCCGATCCTCGGGTTGGACTCCCGCGACCTGCTGGAGACGCTGCTGGAATCGGGCGAGGGCGGCTACCTGGTCCCGGCGCACGTCTGGACGCCCTGGTTCGCCGCGCTCGGCTCGAAGTCCGGCTTCGACTCGATCGCCGACTGCTACGCCGACCTGGCCGAGCACATCTTCGCGATCGAGACCGGGCTGTCCTCGGACCCGGCGATGAACCACCGGGTGTCCGCGCTGGACCGCTACCGGCTGGTCTCGAACTCCGACGCGCACTCGCCGCCGGCGCTGGGCCGGGAGGCCACCGTGCTGTCCTGCGACCTGTCCTACGCGGGGGTGCGGGCGGCGCTGGAGACCGGCGCCGGCCTGGACGGGACGATCGAGTTCTTCCCGGAGGAGGGCAAGTACCACCTCGACGGGCACCGGACCTGCGACGTACGGCTGGAGCCGGCGCAGACCCGGGAGCGCGACGGCCGCTGTCCGGTCTGCGGCAAGCCGGTCACGGTCGGGGTGCTGCACCGGGTCGAGGCGCTGGCCGACCGGCCGGACGGCTTCCGGCCGGCCGCCGCGCCGGGCTGGCGCTGCCTGGTGCAGCTGCCGCAGGTGGTGGGGGAGCTGATCGGGGTCGGCCCCAAGTCCAAGGCCGTGGAGGCCGCGGTGTCCCGGCTGGTCGACCGGTTCGGGCCGGAGCTGACGATCCTGCAGGACGTCCCGCTGGATGAGCTGACCCCGGTCGGGCCGCCCGGGCTGGACGAGGCGCTGCGGCGGCTGCGGGCCGGCGAGGTCGTGCTCGCCGGCGGCTACGACGGCGAGTACGGCGTGGTCCGCCTGTTCGAGCCCAAGGAGCTGGCCGACCTGCGGCCGGGCGGCACGGACACGCTGTTCGACCTGGACCTTCCGGCGCCGCGGCCGGCGCCGGCCCGGCCGGCGGCTCCCACCGGGTTGTTCGAGGCGCCCGAGCCGGTCGTCGTGGCCGAGCCGGAGCCCGTCGCGGTGGCGACCACCGTCCTGGACGGGCTGGACGAGGAGCAGCGGGCGGCGGCCGCGACGGCCGGGCCGCTGCTGGTGGTGGCCGGCCCGGGGACCGGCAAGACCCGCACGCTGACCACCCGGATCGCGCACCTGATCGCCGAGCAGGGCGTCCCGGCCCGGGAGTGCCTGGCGCTGACCTTCACCCGGCGGGCCGCGGGCGAGCTGACCGAGCGGCTGGCCGCGCTGCTGCCGACGCCGCCGCTGGTGACCACGTTCCACGGGCTGGGCCTGCGGATCGTGCGCGAGCAGGCGGCCCGGCTCGGCCTGGGCGAGGACGTCCGGGTCGTGGACGAGGCCGAGCGGCTCGCGCTGGCCCGGGAGGCGATGGGTCAGGACGCGCCGGCCCGGGACGTCCGGCGGCTGCTCGACCACGTCTCGCTGCTGGCCCGCGACCCGGACGCGCGCGAGCCGGAGCTGGCCGGGCCGCTGGCCCGCTACCGGGCCGGCAAGCGCGCCCGCGGGCTGGTCGACCTGGACGACCTGCTGGCCCGGCCGGTCGAGCTGCTGCGCTCGGACCCGGAGCTGGCCGCCGCCTACCAGCGGCGGTGGCCGCACGTGAGCGTGGACGAGTACCAGGACGTCGACCCGGCCCAGTACGCGCTGCTCACCCTGCTGGTCCCGGCCGGCGGCGACCTCTGCGCGATCGGCGACCCGGACCAGGCGATCTACTCCTTCCGTGGCGCCGACGTCGGCTTCTTCCTGCGCTTCGGCGAGGACTTCCCGGGCGCGCGCGAGGTCCGGCTGACCCGCAACTACCGCAGCACCGCGACCGTCGTGGACGCGGCGCTCGGCGTGGTCGCGCCGGCCACGCTGGTGCCCGGGCGGACGCTCACCGCGGTCGCGCCCGGGGACGGCCCGGCGACCGTCACCCTGCACACGGCCGCGGACGAGGCCGCCGAGGCCGCGTACGTGCTGGGCACGATCGAGCGGGTGCTCGGCGGGTCGGACCTGACCGCGCTGCTGCGCGGGGCGGCCGACCCCTGGACCGACGCGGTCCACTCGTACGCGGACTTCGCCGTGCTCTACCGGACCGACGCGCAGTCGGCGGCGCTGGTGGAGGCGCTGGAGGCGGCCGGGGTGCCGTACCAGAAGCGGTCGCACCACCGGCTCGGCGACCAGCCCGGCGTACGGGACCTGCTCGGCGTGCTGCGCGAGGACCTGGTCCGGGCGGCCGGCGACCCGCGGCCGGTGCTCGCCCGCGTCCGCGCCGCCGCCCAGGTCGCCATCGACCGCGCCGGCGGCCTGACCCCGGTCGCCGCCGCCCTCCCCACCCCGCCCCCGCCGCCCCCGCGACGGCCGCCCCCGTGA
- a CDS encoding 3'-5' exonuclease translates to MLTPATARAAAAGRTEADPAQRVADLRAAVELLTPLAERAGADAAQFLADLALGAEVDLWDPRADRVSLLTLHASKGLEFPVVFVVGCEDGLLPMRFGDEDVDAAEERRLLFVGMTRARTHLSLSGARRRTVRGRPTEPAPSPFLADLPPALVERTTRAERRRTVQLRLI, encoded by the coding sequence TTGCTGACGCCGGCGACGGCGCGCGCCGCGGCGGCCGGGCGGACCGAGGCCGACCCGGCGCAGCGGGTGGCCGACCTGCGGGCCGCGGTCGAGCTGCTGACCCCGCTGGCCGAGCGGGCCGGCGCCGACGCGGCCCAGTTCCTGGCCGACCTCGCGCTCGGCGCCGAGGTCGACCTCTGGGACCCGCGCGCGGACCGCGTCTCGCTCCTCACCCTGCACGCGTCCAAGGGCCTGGAGTTCCCGGTCGTGTTCGTGGTCGGCTGCGAGGACGGCCTGCTGCCGATGCGCTTCGGCGACGAGGACGTGGACGCCGCCGAGGAACGCCGGCTGCTGTTCGTCGGCATGACCCGGGCCCGCACCCACCTCTCCCTGTCCGGCGCCCGCCGCCGTACGGTCCGCGGCCGGCCGACCGAACCCGCGCCGTCGCCGTTCCTGGCCGACCTCCCGCCGGCCCTGGTCGAGCGCACCACCCGCGCCGAACGCCGCCGCACCGTCCAGCTCCGGCTGATCTGA